The following are from one region of the Corylus avellana chromosome ca1, CavTom2PMs-1.0 genome:
- the LOC132185834 gene encoding F-box protein At3g07870-like produces the protein MSVYLPEELVVKILSTLPTKSLIRFRCVSKSWHEILGNLDFLSQNLLNLSILAAPENPNHSLLLVRGREKSDDENDENDVFSFLSYETLDCLSQIAFTTFLSFTLVGSCKGLLCIYNVHTGGVYLWNPVTPFVGLKALPPMPERANSFGSGFGFGFDSRFNDFKVVRIRSSLLQGEHLQSHVEVFSLNAGSWRVIDLPEPMLPFWGNRSSLRTVALDGVFIWWMLDHKIAAFDFSDELLRLTPLPDASHLHLLSQDNGGSSIITLLNGHVALLAFSGSKMNATRSLEIWVLLEFGVKESWTILTTIGLPMDLERPLGFWKSGQLFIENSEGQLVLYDPFAQSTKNLQIIDATKRSFQIVLYKPSSIAVNP, from the coding sequence ATGTCAGTCTATCTGCCGGAGGAGCTGGTGGTGAAAATACTCTCAACGCTGCCCACAAAATCCCTAATCCGATTCAGATGCGTCTCCAAAAGCTGGCATGAAATTTTAGGAAACCTAGATTTCCTCTCCCAAAATCTCCTCAACCTCTCCATTCTTGCCGCCCCAGAAAATCCCAACCATTCTCTCCTCCTCGTCAGAGGCAGGGAAAAATCCGACGACGAAAATGACGAAAATGACgtattctcttttctctcttacGAGACACTCGACTGTTTGTCTCAGATCGCTTTTACTACTTTTCTCAGCTTTACGTTGGTCGGTTCCTGTAAGGGCTTATTGTGCATCTACAATGTCCATACCGGAGGAGTATATCTCTGGAATCCCGTCACACCATTTGTAGGACTCAAGGCTCTCCCGCCCATGCCCGAGCGTGCTAATTCGTTTGGATCCGGCTTTGGGTTCGGTTTTGACTCGAGATTTAACGACTTCAAGGTGGTGAGAATTCGTTCATCTTTGCTTCAAGGAGAGCATTTACAGAGCCATGTGGAAGTATTCAGCTTAAACGCCGGATCTTGGAGAGTGATTGACCTACCCGAACCCATGCTCCCTTTTTGGGGCAATCGAAGCAGTTTGCGGACAGTGGCGTTAGATGGGGTTTTTATCTGGTGGATGTTGGATCATAAGATCGCGGCTTTCGACTTCAGCGACGAGTTGTTACGATTGACGCCTCTTCCGGATGCTTCtcatctccatcttctctcGCAGGATAATGGTGGGAGTAGTATTATAACCTTGTTAAACGGGCATGTCGCTTTGTTGGCTTTCTCTGGTTCTAAAATGAATGCAACACGTTCTTTGGAAATATGGGTTTTGCTCGAATTTGGTGTTAAGGAATCGTGGACTATACTTACTACAATTGGACTGCCAATGGATTTGGAAAGGCCACTGGGGTTTTGGAAAAGTGGGCAGTTGTTCATAGAGAATAGTGAGGGGCAACTGGTGTTGTATGATCCTTTTGCACAGTCAACAAAGAATCTTCAAATTATTGATGCCACTAAGAGATCGTTCCAAATTGTTCTCTACAAGCCGAGTTCGATTGCTGTCAATCCGTGA